The genomic DNA CCGACCACTTGGTATTTGCGCCTTGCCTGCTTTGTCCTGCCGCTGCTGATCGTGCTTGTCGCACTGGGCTTTCACCTCGGCTACCCGGCGCTGAAGGGCTTCAACTTTCAGGGCGGCACCTACATGAGGAACTCCCTCATCGCGCTTTGGCTGGCCCTGTCGCTCTACACTGCGGCCTTCATTGCCGAGAACGTGCGCGCCGGTATCCTCGCCATCTCAGGCGGGCAAACCGAGGCCGCCGCCGCGCTGGGCCTGCGCCCCAAGCGGATCATGAGCCTCGTCGTTTTGCCCCAGGCGCTGCGGGTGATCATCCCGCCGCTGATTTCGCAGTATCTGAACCTGACCAAAAACAGCTCGCTCGCCATTGCGGTGGGCTACATGGACCTGACCGGCACGCTGATGGGCATCACCCTCAACCAGACCGGCAAGGAACTGGAGACGCTGCTTCTGGGCATGCTGATCTACCTCATCATTTCGCTGAGCATCTCGGCGTTCATGAACTGGTACAACAACCGCGTTAAACTGGTGGAGAGGTAAGATGAGCAACACGCACGCCGATACCGTTGCCTATGTCCGCGACACCATGCTGGAGCAGCGCGAGCCGCCGCTTTCCACCATCGGGATTTTGGGCTGGGGCAAGCAAAACCTCTTCACCGGGCCATTCAACACCATCGTCACCATCCTCTGCACCGCCTTCGTGGTTTGGATCCTATGGATGCTGGTGCCTTGGTTCTTTGCGCCCACGTGGAACGCCACCTCGCTGTCGGAATGCCGCGAGATGCTCACCGCCGCCGGAATGGTGGGGGAGCACGGCACCTCGGGTGCCTGCTGGGGGGTGATCCGCGAACGCTGGATTCAGCTCCTGTTCGGCTTCTACCCCGCCGAGCTCTATTGGCGCCCGATGGCGGCCTTCCTGCTGCTCTTCGTGGCGCTGGCGCCGGTGCTGTTCTCCGACCGGGTGCCATCGCAACTGCTCTGGTTCAGCGCCATTTACCCCTTCCTGTTTCCGTGGCTGCTTTGGGGCGGCACCATCTGGGCACCGATCTGTGCGGCGCTGGGCTTCGTGATCCTCTGGGCCATGGTCAAGTTCACCAGTGAGGTGATCAGCCAGCTCGGCGCGATCATCCTAGCTGTCGTGGCCGCGCTGCTCTGGTGGCTCTTGATCTCAGGTTATGTGCAGCAAGGGCTGGCCGCGGTCATCCCGCTGGGGCTCGAAACCGTCGCCTCGCGCGACTTCGGCGGGCTGATGCTGTCTATCACCATCGGCGTGGTGGCCATTGCCTGCTCCCTGCCGCTGGGCATCGTTCTGGCGCTGGGCCGCCAGTCCGACCTGCTGATCGTCAAGGCGCTCTGCGTCGGCTTCATCGAGTTCATTCGGGGCGTGCCGCTGATCACGCTGCTGTTCGTGGCCTCGACGCTGCTGAACATCTTCCTGCCGCCGGGCACCAACTTCGACATCATCCTGCGCGTGATCATCATGGCCACGCTGTTCGCCTCCGCCTACATGGCCGAGGTCATCCGCGGTGGCCTCGCGGCCCTGCCCAAGGGCCAGTACGAGGGGGCCGACAGCCTTGGCCTCGACTACTGGCAGGCGCAGCGCCTCATCATCATGCCGCAGGCGCTGAAGATTTCGATCCCGGGCATCGTCAGCACGTTCATCGGCCTCTTCAAGGACACCACGCTTGTCTCGGTGATCGGCTTGTTCGACCCGCTGGGCCTGTCCAACGCGATCCGCGCCGACCAGGCTTGGAACGGGGTGGTTTGGGAGCTTTACGGCTTCATCGCCTTGCTGTTCTTCATCTTCTGCTTCGGCATGTCCCGCTATTCCATGTATCTGGAGCGCAAGCTTCAGACTGGCCACCGTTAAGGAGCCCCACCCATGTCTGACCTGGCAACAGACCGTCAAATCGACCGTTCCAAGATGCAGGTGAGCGACGAGGTCGCCATCGAAATCAGCAACATGAACAAGTGGTATGGCACCTTCCACGTGCTGCGCGACATCGACCTGACGGTCAATCGCGGCGAGCGGATCGTCATCGCGGGGCCCTCGGGCTCGGGTAAGTCCACCCTGATCCGCTGCATCAACCGGCTGGAAGAGCACCAGGAGGGCAAGATCATCGTTGACGGGACCGAGCTGACCTCGGACCTCAAGAACATCGACAAGATCCGCTCTGAGGTTGGCATGTGCTTTCAGCACTTCAACCTCTTCCCCCATCTGACCATCCTCGAAAACTGCACGCTCGCGCCCATCTGGGTCCGCAAGGTGCCGAAGAAGGAAGCCGAAGAGACGGCGATGCACTTCCTCGAAAAGGTGAAGATCCCCGAGCAGGCCGACAAGTACCCCGGCCAGCTTTCGGGCGGTCAGCAGCAGCGCGTGGCCATCGCCCGCTCGCTCTGTATGAAGCCCCGGATCATGCTCTTTGACGAGCCCACCTCGGCGCTTGACCCGGAGATGATCAAGGAAGTGCTCGACACCATGATCGAGCTGGCCGAAGAAGGCATGACCATGCTCTGCGTGACCCACGAAATGGGCTTTGCCCGGCAGGTCGCCAACCGGGTGATCTTCATGGACGCGGGCCAGATCGTGGAGCAGAACGAGCCCGAGGAGTTCTTCAACAACCCCAAGAGCGAGCGGACCAAGCTGTTCCTCAGCCAGATCCTCGGCCACTGATATCGGGGGGCACTGGCCCACCACCCAACACAAAGCCTCGGGCTCAGCCCGGGGCTTTTTTGTGCCCGCAACCTTCCGCCGCAAACTAGGTGGATATCAACTTTTATTTCGCCCTGAAGCCCGCCGGTGTTAACCTCCCGGAAGGGAGGGCGAATCTGATGGCGAAACTTTTGATCGGCACGACCAAGGGTGCCTTCATCCTAGACGGGGCGCAGGACCGCTGCGGTTGGGCCGTGTCTGGCCCGCATTGCGACGCCTGGTGCATCAACCACGCCATCGGAGACCCGGACACAGGCACCATCTGGGCGGGCGGTGGCAGCAGTTTTACCGGCGCGGGCATATGGCGCTCGCAGGATGGCGGCGCAACTTGGCAGAACACCCGGCTCACCAAGGGCGAGATGGATGATTGGGCGGCGGATGACCCCGACACGGCCAAGTTCTTCGGCATCACCGGCGCGCCGCTGCCCTTTGAGAGCGCCTTCAGCCAAGTCTGGTCTCTCAACTACGCGCACGGCACGCTCCACGCAGGCACCAAGCCCGCCAGCCTGCTGGCCAGCACCGACGGGGGCGCAACCTTTGAGGCGGTCGCGGGCCTCACCAACCACCCCTCCGCCGAAAGCTGGAGCCCCGGTGCGGCGGGGCTGACCCTGCACACCATCGTCGCCCACCCGACCGACCCGGCCAAAACGTGGGTGGCCCTCACTGCAGCCGGGGTGTTTGCCTCCGAAGACAGCGGCAAAAGCTGGGAGCGGCGCAACCGCCTCTCCAATGCCGAGGCCTGCGAGGGCCACAGCCACCCGGCGGCCCCGCAAGGCGGCGAAACCGGCCATTGCGTTCACAACATGATGCGCGCGCCGGGGCAGGGCGATCTGCTCTATCAGCAAAATCACCACGGCGTCTGGCGCTCGCCGGACGGTGGGCGCAGCTGGGAGGATATCACCCCCGGCCTGCCCTCCACCTTCGGCTTTCCGATCCGCGTTCACCCGTCAGACCCGCACACCCTTTGGTGCATCCCGCTCAACGGAGACAGCCAAGGCCGCTTTCCGCCCGAAGCGGCCTGCGCCGTCTGGCGCTCGCGGGATGGGGGCGAAAGCTGGCAGGCGATGCGCAAGGGGCTGCCGCAAGAGGCCTGCTACTTCACCGTGCTGCGGCAGGCCATGGCAGGCGACAGCCGCACGCCTGCAGGCGTTTACTTCGGCACAAACAGCGGCTCGGTCTTTGCCAGCACAGATGAGGGCGACAGGTGGGATGAGATCGCACGCCACCTGCCCACCATCCTCGCGGTCGAAGTGATGGATGCGGCCTGAGCCTGGCGGGCCTCAGGCGTGCGGGCTGGCATTTTCGATGTCATGCGGGGTGAGAAAGTGCAGCACCCGGCCCTGACGCGGGGCAAGGTCGGCCCAATCCTTGATATCGAACTCGGCCACCGTGAGGGCGCAGGTCGGATAGTCGCCAAAGCGGCCATGCACCGGCGCATTGCGCACCATCATCGCCGCCAGCGCACCCATACCGGGATTGTGGCCCACCATCATCACCCGCTCGCCTTCTGCCTTCTGAAGCGCGGCGAGCATCCGGTCGGGGCCTGCGTGATAGAGCCCGGGTGAATACTTCACCTCGGCCTCGAACTTCAGCAGCTCCCATGTTTCCACCGTGCGGGCCGCGGCGGAGCAAAGCACCAGATCGGGCGCAAGGCCGTTGGAGCGCATCCAGTCGCCCATCGCCGCCGCCCCGCGCCGCCCGCGGTCGTTCAGCGCCCTGTCAAAATCGTCTGCCAGCGGATCGTCCCAGCTGGATTTGGCGTGGCGGAGAAGCATGAGCTGACGCATCAATTCGTCCCGGGCTTGTGGAAATGTGACATGTGAAAAGCCGATTGCGCCTCTACCCTAGGGAAGGCGGCAGAGACAGGGCAAGCCCTTCTGACCTTGCAGCCCCGGCTCAGGCAATCGGCACCCGGCGGGGTGTTCAGATAGGCGTGGCAGGCGGCGGTATCGTAGCCATCCGGGCCAAGCGCGCCCACCGGGCAGGCGGTGAGGCAGGGTGCGTCACAGGCCTCGCAGGGGCGGGGTGCCGTAGCCTCGGGCAGGGCCAGCCGCTCGCTGAAGCGCAACGCCCCGCGAAAACTGGCCCAAAGCCCGGCGCGGTCATGCACCAGCAGGCGCACCGGGCTCTCCCAGCAGCGCCCCGTGGCCTGCGCCCAGCTCTGAAACGGGTGCCAAGGCGGCCCATCGAAGGGAAACAGCGCCTCCGCCCCAAGCGCCTCGGCCATCCCGCCGATCACCCGGCGCGACCAGCGATCTAGCGGGTCTTTGGCGTGCTCAAACTCGGGCGCGGCGCTCACATGCTCCCACACCCCGGCCCCGGGGCCGAGAAGCAGCAGCGTGCCGCCGTCATCCGGGTGGAAGCCGCCGTAGATTTCAAGGCGATGCTCCGCCGCAAGCCGGGCCGTTTCGTGATAGCTCACTTCACCTCGCGGCGGATCAGCGAGCCTGCGCCATGGTCGGTGAACAGCTCCAACAGCGCTGCATTGGGCGCGCGACCATCGAGGATCACCACGGCCCGCACCCCGCCCGCAATCGCATCCAGCGCGGTCTGCGTCTTGGGGATCATCCCGCCGGCAATTACGCCCTTGTCGGTCAGTTCTTTCACATTCTCCGGGCTCAGCTGGGTCATCACCTCGCCCTCGGCGTTCTTCACCCCGCTGACATCGGTGAGCAGCAGCAGCCGGTCGGCCTTGAGGGCGGCGGCTATGGCCCCGGCGGCGGTGTCGCCATTGACGTTGAAGGTTTCGCCATCGCGGCCCGCACCGAGCGGGGCGACCACGGGGATATAGCCATCGTCATGCAACTGGCGGATCACATCGGGCACCACCTCCACCGGTGTGCCAACAAGCCCAAGCTCCGGGTCTGTCGGGTCACAGACCATCATGTTGGCATCCTTACCCGAGAGCCCCACAGCGCGGCCGCCCTGCGCGTTGATCGCCTGCACGATCCGCTTGTTCACAGTGCCCGAAAGCACCATCTCGACCACCTCTATGGTGGCCTCGTCGGTGACGCGCTTGCCCTTGATGAACTCGCTCTCAACGCCAAGCCGCTTGAGCATGTCGTTGATCATCGGCCCGCCGCCATGCACCACCACAGGATGCACGCCGACGAGGTTCATCAACACCACGTCGCGGGCAAAGCTGGCCATGCCCTCGTCAGAGCCCATGGCGTGGCCGCCGAGCTTGATAACAACAGTCGCGCCAACGTAGCGCTTGAGGTAGGGCAGGGCCTCGGAGAGGGTGCGGGCGGTGGCGATCCAGTCGCGGTTCATGCTTTGGGTCTTCATCTCTTGAGGCCTCGGAAGGATTTACCCTTCCTATGCCGCCCCGGCGGGCGTGCCAAGCCTCACCGTCGGAGTGGGGGCGCTGCCCCGTCGCCATTGGGCTGGACCCAATGGCGCCACAAAGGCGGCCCCCGGGGATATTTACAGCAAGAAAATGATCAGGCGCGGGGCCTAACCCTCCAGCGTGATCCGGCGGACGATAGCACGCAGGGTGGCAATGCCATCGCCCTTTTCGCTGGAGGTCAGCACGATCTCGGGGAAAGCCGCAGGGTGCTTTTGCAGCGCCGCGCGGGTTTGCTCCAGCACCTTGGCGCGGTCTTTTTCCTTCACCTTGTCGGATTTGGTCATGACGACCTGAAAGGTGACGGCGGCGCTGTCGAGCAGGCTCATGATCTCGTCGTCCACGGCCTTCACGCCATGGCGACAGTCGATCAGCACGAAGGCGCGGCGCAGGGTGACGCGGCCCTGAAGGTAGCTCTTGAGCAGACGCTGCCATTTTTCGACCACCGGGATGGGGGCCTTGGCAAACCCGTAGCCGGGCAGGTCGACCAGAAAGGCCTGCTCGGCAAGGTCGAAATAGTTGATCTCCTGCGTCCGACCCGGCGTGTTGGAGGCCCGCGCCAGCGCCCTGCGCCCGGTGAGCGCGTTGATCAGGCTTGATTTGCCCACGTTGGAGCGCCCGGCAAAGCACACCTCGGGACGGTCGGCGGGGGGCAGGCCGTCCATCGCGACCACGCCTTTGACAAAGGTGATCTCGCCAGCAAACAGCTTGCGGGCGGCCTCTTCGGAGGGGGCATCAGGCGCTTCGGCCAGCGGGAAGGGGAGGGGCGCGCTCATGCCTGCACCTCCGCGCCCTCGGCAATGCGCCCGCCTTTCAGCACTTCGCAGCGGATCGAAAAATCCTTGTGGCCGAAACGGGATGCGAGGGTTTTGACCGTCGGCACATCGCGCTCGCCGGTCTCGGGGTTGGTCATGGTCATCGGGCAGCGCTGGGTGCGTTCGACGCCGCGCAGCACCGCCTCACCCACTTTGAACTCGCGCCCGATCCACTCGAACTCTTCCCAAGCCTCCAGCCCCTCAACCCAAAGGTTGCCACGCCAGCGCAGCGGGGTGATCTCCTGGCCGAGTGCCTCTTCCACGGCGCGGTGGCTGGCCATGGAAAACAGGGTGACAGAGGCAAACGCGCTGTCGGTAAAGCCGCGCCCGGGCAGGGCAACCAGCCGCGCGGGTTTGGGCAGACCCTCGGGGGCCAGTGGCATGGTCCACTCCACAAAGCGGGCGGCATCGGCCGCGTCATCGGGGTTGAAGCGCAGCTCGCCCAGCTTGGGGTGGGTGACCGTCACGTCCGGCCCCGCCTCATCGAGCACCACGTTGAAGGGGCAAAGCCGCGGGCGGTGGGTGGTGATGGCAAAGTTGCTGCACCGCTCCCAATCACCGTCAAAGGCGCTGTCTTCATGCGCCACGGCCCAGCGGCGATCGAAGGGCATCGACTCGCCCGCCTTAAGCTCCACCTCGCCCACACGCTCGCGCCCGTGGCTCTTGATCGGATGGCGCCAGATCTGGGCGAGCGTTGCGCTCACTTCTTGCTGCCCGGCTTGCTGTCAGCGTTGGCAGCGTCCCCCTTGGGCTTTCGCTTGAAGCTCTTCTTGATGTTGCCAAACACGTCGGGCTTGTGCCCGTGGGTGCGCATGATCGTGTACTGCTGGATGAAGGTGATCGTGTTGTTCGCAATCCAGTAGACCACGAGGCCGGAGGCAAAGCCGCCGAGCATGAACATGAACACCCAGGGCATCCAGGCGAAGATCATCTGCTGAGTCGGGTCGGTGGGGGCGGGGTTCAGCTTTTGCTGGAGCCACATCGAGATACCGAGCAGCAGCGGCAGGATGCCGATGAAGACCAGCGCCATGATCGAGCCTGGCTCGGGGTTGGCCCAGGGCAGCAACCCGTAGAGGTTGAACAGCGAGGTCGGGTCGGGCTGCGAAAGGTCGCGGAACGGGCCGAAGAAGGAGGCCTGGCGCAGTTCGAGCGTGACGAAGATCACCTTGTAGAGCGAAAAGAAGATCGGGATCTGCAACAAGATCGGCAGGCAGCCCGAAGCCGGGTTCACCTTTTCTTTCTTGTAGAGCGCCATCATCTCCTTTTGCAGCTTCTGGCGGTCGTCACCGGCCTTTTCCTTGAGCTTCTCCATCTCGGGTTGAAGCTCTTTCATCTTGGCCATAGAGACGTAGCTCTTGTAGGCCAGCGGGAAGAGGATTGCCTTGATCAGGAAGGTCAGCGCGATGATCGCGAGGCCCATGTTGCCGA from Oceanicola sp. D3 includes the following:
- a CDS encoding sialidase family protein, with amino-acid sequence MAKLLIGTTKGAFILDGAQDRCGWAVSGPHCDAWCINHAIGDPDTGTIWAGGGSSFTGAGIWRSQDGGATWQNTRLTKGEMDDWAADDPDTAKFFGITGAPLPFESAFSQVWSLNYAHGTLHAGTKPASLLASTDGGATFEAVAGLTNHPSAESWSPGAAGLTLHTIVAHPTDPAKTWVALTAAGVFASEDSGKSWERRNRLSNAEACEGHSHPAAPQGGETGHCVHNMMRAPGQGDLLYQQNHHGVWRSPDGGRSWEDITPGLPSTFGFPIRVHPSDPHTLWCIPLNGDSQGRFPPEAACAVWRSRDGGESWQAMRKGLPQEACYFTVLRQAMAGDSRTPAGVYFGTNSGSVFASTDEGDRWDEIARHLPTILAVEVMDAA
- a CDS encoding histidine phosphatase family protein: MLLRHAKSSWDDPLADDFDRALNDRGRRGAAAMGDWMRSNGLAPDLVLCSAAARTVETWELLKFEAEVKYSPGLYHAGPDRMLAALQKAEGERVMMVGHNPGMGALAAMMVRNAPVHGRFGDYPTCALTVAEFDIKDWADLAPRQGRVLHFLTPHDIENASPHA
- the yihA gene encoding ribosome biogenesis GTP-binding protein YihA/YsxC; amino-acid sequence: MSAPLPFPLAEAPDAPSEEAARKLFAGEITFVKGVVAMDGLPPADRPEVCFAGRSNVGKSSLINALTGRRALARASNTPGRTQEINYFDLAEQAFLVDLPGYGFAKAPIPVVEKWQRLLKSYLQGRVTLRRAFVLIDCRHGVKAVDDEIMSLLDSAAVTFQVVMTKSDKVKEKDRAKVLEQTRAALQKHPAAFPEIVLTSSEKGDGIATLRAIVRRITLEG
- a CDS encoding amino acid ABC transporter ATP-binding protein; translated protein: MSDLATDRQIDRSKMQVSDEVAIEISNMNKWYGTFHVLRDIDLTVNRGERIVIAGPSGSGKSTLIRCINRLEEHQEGKIIVDGTELTSDLKNIDKIRSEVGMCFQHFNLFPHLTILENCTLAPIWVRKVPKKEAEETAMHFLEKVKIPEQADKYPGQLSGGQQQRVAIARSLCMKPRIMLFDEPTSALDPEMIKEVLDTMIELAEEGMTMLCVTHEMGFARQVANRVIFMDAGQIVEQNEPEEFFNNPKSERTKLFLSQILGH
- a CDS encoding MOSC domain-containing protein, which gives rise to MSATLAQIWRHPIKSHGRERVGEVELKAGESMPFDRRWAVAHEDSAFDGDWERCSNFAITTHRPRLCPFNVVLDEAGPDVTVTHPKLGELRFNPDDAADAARFVEWTMPLAPEGLPKPARLVALPGRGFTDSAFASVTLFSMASHRAVEEALGQEITPLRWRGNLWVEGLEAWEEFEWIGREFKVGEAVLRGVERTQRCPMTMTNPETGERDVPTVKTLASRFGHKDFSIRCEVLKGGRIAEGAEVQA
- a CDS encoding ferredoxin, whose product is MSYHETARLAAEHRLEIYGGFHPDDGGTLLLLGPGAGVWEHVSAAPEFEHAKDPLDRWSRRVIGGMAEALGAEALFPFDGPPWHPFQSWAQATGRCWESPVRLLVHDRAGLWASFRGALRFSERLALPEATAPRPCEACDAPCLTACPVGALGPDGYDTAACHAYLNTPPGADCLSRGCKVRRACPVSAAFPRVEAQSAFHMSHFHKPGTN
- a CDS encoding amino acid ABC transporter permease — its product is MSNTHADTVAYVRDTMLEQREPPLSTIGILGWGKQNLFTGPFNTIVTILCTAFVVWILWMLVPWFFAPTWNATSLSECREMLTAAGMVGEHGTSGACWGVIRERWIQLLFGFYPAELYWRPMAAFLLLFVALAPVLFSDRVPSQLLWFSAIYPFLFPWLLWGGTIWAPICAALGFVILWAMVKFTSEVISQLGAIILAVVAALLWWLLISGYVQQGLAAVIPLGLETVASRDFGGLMLSITIGVVAIACSLPLGIVLALGRQSDLLIVKALCVGFIEFIRGVPLITLLFVASTLLNIFLPPGTNFDIILRVIIMATLFASAYMAEVIRGGLAALPKGQYEGADSLGLDYWQAQRLIIMPQALKISIPGIVSTFIGLFKDTTLVSVIGLFDPLGLSNAIRADQAWNGVVWELYGFIALLFFIFCFGMSRYSMYLERKLQTGHR
- the argB gene encoding acetylglutamate kinase, whose product is MKTQSMNRDWIATARTLSEALPYLKRYVGATVVIKLGGHAMGSDEGMASFARDVVLMNLVGVHPVVVHGGGPMINDMLKRLGVESEFIKGKRVTDEATIEVVEMVLSGTVNKRIVQAINAQGGRAVGLSGKDANMMVCDPTDPELGLVGTPVEVVPDVIRQLHDDGYIPVVAPLGAGRDGETFNVNGDTAAGAIAAALKADRLLLLTDVSGVKNAEGEVMTQLSPENVKELTDKGVIAGGMIPKTQTALDAIAGGVRAVVILDGRAPNAALLELFTDHGAGSLIRREVK